Proteins encoded within one genomic window of Terriglobus sp. TAA 43:
- a CDS encoding alanyl-tRNA editing protein: protein MTEVQSANRIYYDEPATLEFTAEVTAIRELARVDGQQVWQIALDRTAFYPTSGGQPYDTGVLVATARSGASLEVPITNVEEDEAGEVWHTTCKPLQEGTVVSGRIDATRRRDHMQQHSGQHLLSAILDRDFAARTVSFHLGDDVSTIDLEGPAPTDAQLKAVADEANRIIAAALPFGVRDVTSEEAATMKEQGLLRKLPPRSGNIRIVEIPGIDTNACGGTHVATTAEIGPLLLRRTEKVRGNLRLSFICGNRALAVANADFHRLQEAASLLTTATPEIITSIERLRAENRSLQKERVNLLEELASLEAAKLASVAHGSVIYSLPSDRDAAYAKLLASKVVRETTAPVAYIVAYEEARANAVLAAKSGVLDCGTTLRTALNTLGARGGGSAEMAQGAVPLEQAESLLNALRPLLP, encoded by the coding sequence GTGACGGAAGTTCAGTCAGCCAACCGCATTTACTACGACGAGCCTGCAACGCTGGAGTTTACAGCCGAAGTCACCGCCATACGTGAACTGGCAAGAGTGGACGGCCAGCAGGTATGGCAGATCGCGCTGGATCGCACCGCTTTCTACCCGACAAGCGGCGGACAGCCATACGACACGGGCGTGCTGGTAGCAACCGCGCGCTCGGGGGCTTCGCTGGAAGTGCCGATTACGAACGTCGAAGAAGATGAAGCTGGTGAGGTGTGGCACACCACCTGCAAACCGTTGCAGGAAGGTACGGTGGTTTCTGGGCGCATTGACGCGACGCGCCGTCGCGATCATATGCAACAACACAGCGGCCAGCATCTGCTCTCAGCAATTCTGGACCGTGACTTCGCTGCACGCACAGTTTCCTTCCACTTGGGAGACGACGTTTCCACCATTGATTTGGAAGGCCCGGCGCCGACCGACGCGCAGTTGAAAGCCGTAGCAGACGAAGCGAATCGCATCATTGCCGCAGCACTTCCATTCGGTGTCCGCGATGTCACCAGCGAAGAAGCCGCCACCATGAAGGAACAGGGATTGCTGCGCAAGCTGCCTCCTCGCTCCGGTAACATCCGCATCGTTGAGATTCCAGGCATCGATACGAACGCCTGCGGCGGCACACATGTAGCAACTACCGCCGAGATTGGTCCGCTGCTATTGCGCAGAACCGAAAAAGTTCGTGGCAATCTGCGGCTCTCGTTTATCTGCGGGAATCGTGCTCTTGCCGTTGCGAACGCTGATTTCCATCGATTGCAAGAAGCGGCATCACTGCTCACAACGGCGACGCCTGAAATCATCACTAGTATTGAGCGTCTCCGCGCAGAAAACCGCTCTCTGCAAAAGGAACGTGTCAATCTTCTGGAAGAATTGGCATCGCTCGAAGCAGCTAAGCTGGCCTCCGTGGCGCACGGGAGCGTCATCTATTCCCTGCCCTCGGATCGCGACGCTGCCTATGCAAAATTGCTGGCGTCCAAAGTGGTCCGCGAAACAACTGCGCCCGTTGCTTACATCGTCGCTTACGAGGAAGCGCGAGCCAATGCCGTTTTGGCCGCTAAGTCCGGGGTACTCGACTGCGGAACCACTCTGCGAACCGCCCTCAACACGCTTGGGGCTCGGGGCGGTGGAAGTGCGGAAATGGCGCAGGGAGCGGTCCCGCTGGAACAGGCGGAATCGTTATTGAACGCGTTGCGTCCCTTACTTCCCTAA